Proteins encoded by one window of Gemmatimonadaceae bacterium:
- the trpB gene encoding tryptophan synthase subunit beta, which yields MGTQDVVDGRFGVFGGRYVPETLVPALDELEQALETALADPAFHAELDGMLQHYVGRPSALCDAPRFSELVGAPVWLKREDLNHTGAHKINNALAQALLARRMGKRRIIAETGAGQHGVATATVCARLGLECVVYMGEEDMRRQRLNVYRMQLMGATVVPVTAGTRTLKDATTEAIRDWVTTCPTSHYIIGSVVGPAPYPRMVRNFQAIIGREARAQMLERAGRLPRSVVACVGGGSNAMGIFHAFVEDSSVELVGVEAAGHGLASGAHSASLTSGTPGVLHGALSYLLQDEHGQVHPAHSISAGLDYPGVGPEHSYLKDSGRATYVSVTDDEALEGFALLGRLEGIIPALETAHAVSWIASQRGRWRRDEPVLLCVSGRGDKDVAQVSELATPPA from the coding sequence ATGGGGACGCAGGACGTGGTGGACGGACGCTTCGGGGTGTTCGGCGGACGGTACGTGCCCGAGACACTCGTGCCGGCGCTCGATGAGCTCGAGCAGGCGCTCGAGACGGCGCTGGCCGACCCGGCGTTTCACGCCGAACTGGACGGGATGCTGCAGCACTACGTGGGGCGCCCCTCTGCGCTCTGCGACGCGCCGCGTTTCTCCGAACTGGTCGGTGCGCCCGTCTGGCTCAAGCGCGAGGACCTCAATCATACCGGCGCGCACAAGATCAACAACGCGCTCGCGCAGGCGCTGCTGGCGCGGCGCATGGGCAAGCGGCGCATCATTGCGGAGACCGGCGCGGGACAGCACGGCGTTGCCACGGCCACGGTCTGTGCACGTCTCGGGCTGGAGTGCGTCGTCTACATGGGCGAAGAGGACATGCGACGGCAGCGGCTCAACGTCTATCGCATGCAACTGATGGGAGCGACCGTCGTGCCGGTCACTGCCGGCACGCGGACGCTCAAGGACGCGACCACGGAGGCGATTCGCGACTGGGTCACCACCTGCCCGACGAGTCACTACATCATCGGGTCGGTGGTCGGGCCGGCGCCGTATCCGCGGATGGTGCGCAACTTCCAGGCGATCATCGGGCGTGAAGCGCGCGCGCAGATGCTCGAGCGCGCGGGACGCCTGCCGCGCAGCGTGGTGGCGTGCGTGGGCGGCGGCTCCAATGCCATGGGCATCTTCCACGCCTTCGTGGAGGACTCGTCGGTTGAGCTCGTCGGCGTCGAGGCGGCGGGGCACGGCCTCGCCAGCGGGGCGCACTCGGCGAGCCTGACCAGCGGCACGCCCGGCGTGCTGCATGGCGCGCTGAGCTACCTGCTGCAGGACGAGCACGGGCAGGTGCATCCGGCGCACTCGATTTCGGCGGGACTCGACTATCCGGGCGTCGGCCCCGAACACTCCTACCTCAAGGACTCCGGCCGGGCGACGTACGTGTCGGTGACCGACGACGAGGCGCTCGAGGGTTTCGCGCTGCTCGGGCGGCTGGAAGGGATCATCCCGGCGCTCGAGACGGCGCACGCCGTCTCGTGGATTGCGTCGCAGCGGGGCCGTTGGCGCCGCGATGAACCGGTGCTCCTGTGCGTCAGCGGCCGGGGTGACAAGGACGTCGCCCAGGTGAGCGAACTCGCCACGCCCCCGGCCTGA
- a CDS encoding phosphoribosylanthranilate isomerase, which yields MAEVKFCGLMRAGDAELAATLGAAYVGVIFAGGPRRLDASAARAVLDGARVANGSAPRRVGVFGAQSADEIAALAAEASLDVAQLHGASHATLVAALRARFGGEIWRVLRVGDLIADGALRDAAAGVDAVLVDALVPGVLGGSGTAVDWARLRREIELGGRPARLVLAGGLHPGNVEEAIGLVGPDVVDVSSGVETAPGIKDHVKMRAFAHAAARGGR from the coding sequence GTGGCTGAGGTCAAGTTCTGCGGGCTGATGCGCGCGGGCGACGCCGAACTTGCGGCGACGCTTGGCGCGGCATACGTCGGCGTGATCTTCGCGGGAGGGCCGCGGCGGCTCGACGCCTCCGCGGCACGGGCCGTGCTCGATGGCGCCCGGGTGGCGAACGGATCGGCGCCGCGGCGCGTTGGAGTATTCGGTGCGCAGTCGGCCGACGAGATCGCGGCGCTGGCCGCGGAGGCGTCGCTCGACGTGGCGCAGTTGCACGGCGCCTCCCATGCCACGCTGGTCGCCGCCCTGCGGGCACGCTTTGGGGGGGAGATCTGGCGCGTGCTGCGCGTGGGCGATCTGATCGCCGATGGTGCCTTGCGGGATGCGGCGGCAGGCGTCGACGCCGTACTCGTCGACGCGCTCGTGCCGGGGGTGCTCGGCGGATCCGGGACGGCCGTCGACTGGGCGCGGCTCCGTCGGGAGATTGAACTGGGGGGACGGCCGGCGCGCCTCGTGCTGGCCGGCGGACTGCATCCCGGCAACGTGGAAGAGGCGATCGGGCTGGTCGGGCCGGATGTCGTGGATGTATCCTCAGGCGTCGAGACGGCGCCGGGAATCAAGGATCATGTGAAGATGCGCGCCTTTGCCCACGCGGCGGCGCGCGGAGGTCGGTGA
- a CDS encoding indole-3-glycerol phosphate synthase TrpC, with translation MRPRQRELERLVATLAPPASLRSALDGTDVAVIAEIKRRSPSKGELDGSLDAAVRAAQYADGGASALSILTEPSEFGGSLEDVERAHRAVALPLLRKDFLVDEVQLLEARLAGASAVLLIARALPVARFYALAAAAKSLDLDVLLEVRNAEELERALGVPHGVIGVNNRNLETLRIDDAVSERLLRLVPPDRLAVYESGVQDAAGVHRAASLGADAVLVGSALSLSASPADAVRRLTGIPRSARG, from the coding sequence GTGCGCCCGCGACAGCGCGAGTTGGAGCGGCTGGTCGCCACGCTGGCGCCGCCGGCGTCCCTGCGCTCGGCGCTGGACGGGACTGATGTGGCCGTGATCGCCGAGATCAAGCGGCGGTCGCCCAGCAAAGGCGAACTCGACGGTTCGCTGGACGCCGCCGTGCGCGCGGCGCAGTACGCGGACGGTGGCGCCTCGGCGCTCTCGATCCTCACGGAACCGTCGGAGTTCGGCGGGTCGCTGGAGGATGTGGAGCGGGCGCATCGCGCCGTCGCGCTTCCGCTCCTTCGCAAGGACTTCCTCGTTGACGAAGTGCAGCTGCTCGAGGCGCGGCTGGCCGGCGCCAGCGCCGTCCTGCTGATTGCCCGGGCGCTGCCGGTCGCCCGATTCTACGCGCTGGCCGCGGCGGCGAAGTCGCTGGACCTCGACGTCCTGCTCGAGGTTCGCAACGCGGAGGAGCTCGAGCGCGCGCTGGGCGTCCCGCACGGGGTCATCGGCGTGAACAACCGCAATCTCGAGACGCTGCGCATCGATGACGCGGTCTCGGAACGCCTGCTGCGGCTCGTGCCTCCGGATCGCCTCGCGGTCTACGAGAGTGGCGTGCAGGATGCGGCGGGCGTGCACCGCGCGGCGTCACTCGGCGCGGACGCGGTGCTCGTTGGATCGGCGCTGAGTCTTTCCGCCTCGCCCGCCGACGCCGTGCGGCGGTTGACGGGGATTCCGCGGAGCGCGCGTGGCTGA
- the lexA gene encoding transcriptional repressor LexA produces MPLTKRQRQILDYLQGYQGEHGYAPSFEEIAAHFNYNSLATVHEHLTNLERKGYIKRSYNESRAIEILPSEAFPQSIELPLLGAVAAGMAIEHSTTGETVAVPDDFVRRGGAHYVLRVRGNSMIDDHIADGDLVVVNQRQTADNGEMVIAMLNGSAATVKRYYRERDGRVRLQPANEALAPMYFDRTDDIRIEGVVVGVMRRF; encoded by the coding sequence ATGCCGCTCACCAAGCGCCAGCGCCAGATACTCGACTACCTCCAGGGGTACCAGGGCGAGCACGGGTACGCCCCCAGTTTCGAGGAAATCGCCGCGCACTTCAACTATAACTCGCTGGCGACGGTGCACGAACACCTCACGAATCTCGAGCGGAAGGGCTACATCAAGCGCAGCTACAACGAGAGCCGCGCGATCGAGATCCTCCCCTCCGAGGCGTTCCCGCAGTCCATCGAACTCCCCCTGCTGGGCGCCGTGGCCGCCGGCATGGCCATCGAGCACTCGACGACGGGAGAGACGGTCGCCGTTCCCGATGACTTCGTCCGCCGCGGCGGCGCGCACTATGTGCTGCGGGTGCGCGGCAACTCGATGATCGACGATCACATCGCCGACGGCGACCTGGTGGTGGTGAACCAGCGACAGACGGCGGACAACGGCGAGATGGTCATCGCGATGTTGAACGGCTCGGCCGCCACCGTCAAGCGCTACTATCGAGAGCGCGACGGACGCGTGCGGCTGCAGCCGGCCAACGAGGCGCTCGCGCCGATGTACTTCGACCGAACCGACGACATCCGCATCGAGGGCGTGGTCGTGGGCGTGATGCGAAGGTTCTAG
- the trpD gene encoding anthranilate phosphoribosyltransferase, translating to MTDTALPHALRRLGAGESLTRTEAAQAFAAVMRGEGSDVHVAALLMGLRVKGETPDELAGVASALRDQMLVLPDAAPELLVDTCGTGGGSLTTFNISTAAALLAAGAGVRVAKHGNRSFTSKSGSADVLEALGVRIDLSVERMRDVLEQAGIVFMFAPTMHPAMRHVGPVRRELAIQTVMNLVGPLANPARAGRQVIGVADPRRLGLIGGALQALGTTHSLVVHGAPGLDEISPLGSTMVLELVDGEARSWTVEPERVGVSPASALDLAGAEPAENARVVEEVLGGRGRPGAVAAVTMNAAAAIYVAGLARDYPSALELARAALRDGAGRSALEKLRAATARAAR from the coding sequence ATGACTGACACGGCGCTTCCGCACGCCCTCCGCCGGCTCGGCGCGGGCGAGTCGCTCACCCGCACGGAAGCGGCTCAGGCGTTCGCGGCGGTGATGCGCGGGGAGGGATCCGACGTCCATGTCGCGGCCCTGCTGATGGGGCTGCGCGTGAAGGGCGAGACGCCGGACGAGCTGGCGGGGGTGGCCAGCGCGTTGCGCGACCAGATGCTGGTCCTCCCCGATGCGGCGCCAGAGCTTCTCGTGGACACCTGCGGCACGGGCGGCGGCAGTCTCACCACGTTCAACATCTCGACGGCGGCGGCGCTGCTGGCGGCCGGCGCGGGGGTGCGCGTCGCGAAGCACGGCAATCGCTCGTTCACCTCCAAGTCCGGGAGCGCCGACGTGCTCGAGGCGCTCGGCGTGCGCATCGACCTGTCGGTGGAGCGCATGCGGGACGTGCTGGAGCAGGCCGGCATCGTCTTCATGTTCGCCCCGACCATGCATCCGGCAATGCGGCACGTCGGCCCGGTGCGACGTGAACTGGCCATCCAGACCGTGATGAACCTCGTCGGCCCGCTCGCGAATCCGGCGCGCGCCGGACGGCAGGTCATCGGCGTCGCGGATCCGCGCCGGCTGGGGCTGATTGGCGGCGCGCTGCAGGCGCTGGGTACGACGCACAGCCTCGTGGTGCACGGTGCGCCCGGGCTCGATGAGATTTCCCCGCTGGGATCCACGATGGTGCTGGAACTCGTGGACGGCGAGGCGCGGTCGTGGACGGTCGAACCCGAGCGCGTTGGCGTGTCTCCGGCCAGCGCGCTCGATCTTGCCGGCGCCGAGCCGGCGGAGAATGCGCGCGTCGTGGAGGAGGTGCTGGGCGGACGCGGCCGGCCGGGGGCCGTGGCCGCCGTCACGATGAACGCCGCCGCGGCGATCTACGTGGCCGGCCTCGCCAGGGACTACCCGTCGGCACTGGAACTGGCGCGCGCCGCACTGCGCGACGGGGCGGGGCGCTCTGCCCTCGAGAAGCTGCGGGCGGCCACCGCGCGCGCCGCGAGGTAA
- a CDS encoding GAF domain-containing protein has translation MTALDVALTFPMAAAPAFPGLDAAFHRFITPRRRMQESTLVSLAHALAAAPGLDAAFVALVEGVAELDRAAVIALLPVDARASQIVACVGCEGGKTHRTSLDISLKQFPEHVVQRVQAGGAFADVGDEAETFGRMLQLPVLSEPVDLALRGVRFDGELAAVLALLEPRRVFGARAMVGADALAALFELAHSRFAESEARAEAARTLEDVTQRVHGEYVARLAEMQQQLHLARGAAEAAKAGQLVQKERESARVAEEQRRNAARLRALEQQVTAAVGQLEQAHIELHRRSEALRQRTRTIYLLDRVLEQAAHHVDPRRLAEGLLALVGDDMQAMRCSLFLRAPEPETLYLAASRGLAPHVREGSRITVGQGVAGRVAASRQPLLVVDASDAQAQPLLRDEYLTTGSFISFPLVIRDELIGVVNLTNRVQRGLFVEEDVERVRLLGLVISLIALEARLPERLMDRMHD, from the coding sequence TTGACAGCGCTCGACGTAGCGCTCACGTTCCCGATGGCGGCCGCGCCGGCCTTTCCGGGCCTCGACGCCGCGTTCCACCGGTTCATCACGCCCCGCCGCCGCATGCAAGAATCCACCCTCGTTTCGCTCGCCCACGCTCTCGCTGCCGCCCCTGGTCTGGACGCGGCATTCGTCGCGTTGGTGGAAGGGGTCGCGGAACTCGACCGCGCGGCCGTCATCGCGCTCCTGCCGGTGGACGCGCGGGCGTCGCAGATCGTGGCCTGTGTGGGCTGCGAGGGCGGCAAGACGCATCGGACGTCGCTGGACATCTCGCTGAAGCAGTTCCCGGAACACGTGGTGCAGCGTGTGCAGGCCGGCGGTGCCTTCGCGGACGTCGGCGACGAAGCGGAGACCTTCGGCCGCATGCTGCAGCTGCCCGTGCTGTCCGAGCCGGTCGACCTTGCCCTGCGCGGTGTGCGTTTCGACGGCGAACTGGCGGCCGTGCTCGCGCTGCTCGAGCCGCGGCGCGTCTTCGGCGCGCGGGCCATGGTCGGCGCCGATGCGCTGGCGGCGCTTTTCGAACTGGCGCACAGCCGCTTTGCCGAGAGCGAGGCGCGCGCCGAGGCCGCCCGCACCCTCGAGGACGTCACCCAGCGCGTGCACGGGGAATACGTCGCCCGACTCGCCGAGATGCAGCAGCAGCTGCATCTCGCGCGCGGCGCGGCCGAGGCGGCCAAGGCCGGCCAGCTGGTCCAGAAGGAGCGCGAATCGGCGCGCGTCGCCGAGGAGCAGCGGCGCAACGCGGCGCGGCTGCGCGCGCTCGAGCAGCAGGTGACGGCGGCGGTGGGGCAGCTGGAGCAGGCGCACATCGAATTGCATCGCCGGAGCGAAGCGCTGCGGCAGCGCACCCGCACCATCTACCTGCTCGACCGGGTGCTCGAGCAGGCGGCACACCACGTCGATCCGCGCCGCCTCGCGGAGGGACTGCTCGCGCTCGTCGGCGACGACATGCAGGCGATGCGCTGCTCGCTCTTCCTGCGCGCCCCGGAACCGGAGACCCTGTACCTCGCCGCCTCGCGCGGGCTCGCTCCGCACGTGCGGGAGGGCTCGCGCATCACCGTGGGGCAGGGTGTCGCGGGACGCGTTGCCGCCAGCCGCCAGCCGCTGCTCGTGGTGGACGCCTCCGACGCACAGGCACAGCCGTTGCTGCGCGACGAGTACCTGACCACGGGATCCTTCATCTCCTTCCCGCTGGTCATCCGCGACGAACTGATCGGCGTCGTCAACCTGACCAACCGCGTGCAGCGCGGCCTGTTCGTGGAAGAGGACGTCGAGCGCGTGCGGCTGCTGGGGCTGGTGATTTCGCTCATCGCCCTCGAGGCGCGCCTCCCGGAGCGCCTGATGGACCGCATGCATGACTGA
- the truA gene encoding tRNA pseudouridine(38-40) synthase TruA: MAGRVLQLVLHYDGTDFSGWQVQPETRTVQGTLESVLVRLCGGAVRVTGAGRTDAGVHARGQAAAVEVPAHWTPDRLRHVLNAQLPDDVFVAAVHEMQPEFHARYSATSRRYSYSVGLDEAAQSPFRRRWEWPVAKPLDGDALAWCAAALLGEHRFFGFAVRGTAPDDDDHRCEVRFARWRVVPGGMVFDVEANRFLHHMVRFLVGTMVEVATHQRPRDDFIALLAAAANDEVSPPAPACGLCLEQVTYPAALYLTA, translated from the coding sequence ATGGCGGGACGCGTGCTCCAGCTCGTGTTGCACTATGACGGCACCGACTTTTCCGGGTGGCAGGTGCAGCCGGAGACGCGAACCGTGCAGGGAACCCTCGAGTCCGTTCTGGTCCGCCTCTGCGGCGGCGCGGTGCGGGTGACGGGCGCAGGCCGGACGGACGCGGGCGTGCATGCCCGCGGCCAGGCGGCGGCAGTGGAAGTACCGGCGCACTGGACGCCCGATCGCCTGAGGCATGTGCTCAATGCGCAGCTTCCCGACGACGTCTTTGTAGCGGCGGTGCACGAGATGCAGCCGGAGTTCCACGCGCGGTACAGCGCGACCAGTCGGCGGTATAGCTATTCAGTGGGGCTCGACGAGGCAGCCCAATCGCCCTTTCGGCGGCGATGGGAGTGGCCCGTGGCGAAGCCCCTCGATGGCGACGCGCTGGCGTGGTGCGCGGCCGCGCTGCTCGGGGAGCATCGGTTCTTCGGGTTCGCGGTTCGTGGCACGGCGCCGGACGATGACGACCATCGCTGCGAAGTTCGCTTCGCGCGCTGGCGCGTGGTGCCGGGCGGCATGGTCTTCGACGTCGAGGCCAATCGTTTCCTGCACCACATGGTGCGCTTCCTCGTCGGCACGATGGTCGAGGTCGCCACGCACCAGCGCCCGCGCGACGACTTCATCGCGCTGCTCGCCGCCGCTGCCAACGATGAGGTTTCACCGCCGGCGCCTGCCTGCGGACTGTGCCTCGAGCAGGTCACCTATCCCGCCGCCCTGTACCTCACCGCCTGA
- a CDS encoding transaldolase family protein, translated as MRIFHASVALDEVRWAFAAGLIDGIVATPAVIASQLPNADPRELVQELSSAVPLPVIASARAVNRDDLYKGARELTRLAEQVIVAIPLVEDALPAIKRLSAEGVRVAATLVHNAAQATLAAKAGASLVTIAVDAAAHVGDDPTLAISESRVIFDRFGFECDIIAAGPASARAFTDALTAGADGAVVATDVLKALLQHPLTDRGFDRFLGEISRRPKPRRPR; from the coding sequence ATGCGCATCTTCCACGCTTCCGTCGCCCTCGATGAAGTTCGCTGGGCGTTCGCCGCCGGCTTGATCGATGGCATCGTCGCGACGCCGGCCGTCATCGCCTCGCAGCTCCCCAACGCCGACCCGCGCGAACTCGTCCAGGAGCTCTCGTCCGCGGTCCCGCTCCCCGTCATCGCCTCCGCCCGCGCCGTCAACCGCGACGACCTCTACAAGGGCGCCCGTGAGCTCACGCGGCTCGCCGAGCAGGTGATCGTCGCCATCCCGCTGGTGGAGGACGCCCTCCCCGCCATCAAGCGGCTGAGCGCCGAGGGAGTGCGCGTCGCGGCAACCCTGGTGCACAACGCCGCGCAGGCCACGCTGGCCGCCAAGGCCGGCGCCTCGCTCGTGACCATCGCGGTGGACGCGGCGGCGCACGTGGGTGACGACCCGACGCTCGCCATTTCCGAGTCGCGGGTCATCTTCGACCGCTTCGGCTTCGAGTGTGACATCATTGCCGCCGGCCCGGCGAGCGCCCGCGCGTTCACCGATGCGCTGACGGCTGGCGCCGACGGCGCCGTGGTCGCCACCGACGTGCTCAAGGCGCTGTTGCAGCACCCCCTCACGGACCGCGGCTTCGACCGGTTCCTCGGCGAGATCAGCCGCCGTCCCAAGCCCCGCCGCCCCCGATGA
- a CDS encoding trypsin-like peptidase domain-containing protein: protein MSMRRLTPFCFALLLACEGAAPSHSAAQGVTARRDANVQIAQSRRSAITEAVARVAPAVVTVQTETVFRSPVDPFAFFFGNNQGGTQTRSGIGSGFITEPNGVIVTNAHVVSGASNVSVALRDGTTYPAKVVGIDEMNDLAVLKIEAKNLPTAPLGGSRDLLIGEWVVAIGNPYGFLLGNSEPSVTAGVISATGRNLVGQSEGQGVYVDMIQTDASINPGNSGGPLINAAGEVIGVNSSIYTPTGGSVGLGFAIPIDRAKRVTEDLLAHGTVRRPWIGVKIELPQQNNRDALRGGAIIRTVTPGSPAASAGLQAGDIIVQSRDRVVRNAYDWEAELLEMRVGEQADVRIRRAGRERAVTVRIADLPEVAAQKVSVLKEIELVSLTPAIRSERGIRSGAGAVVYRISTRVTEELGLQAGDVIVQVNRSPVTDAQQAGRLLESMTGRGPIRMIIERGGFLYPIDFQIR, encoded by the coding sequence ATGAGCATGCGCCGCCTCACTCCGTTCTGTTTCGCCCTCCTGCTGGCCTGCGAGGGCGCCGCGCCCTCGCATTCGGCGGCGCAGGGCGTCACCGCGCGCCGCGACGCCAACGTGCAGATCGCGCAGTCGCGCCGCTCCGCCATCACCGAAGCCGTGGCGCGCGTCGCCCCGGCGGTGGTCACCGTGCAGACGGAAACGGTCTTCCGCTCCCCGGTCGACCCGTTCGCCTTCTTCTTCGGCAACAACCAGGGCGGAACGCAGACGCGATCGGGCATCGGCTCTGGCTTCATCACCGAGCCGAACGGGGTGATCGTCACCAATGCCCACGTCGTCTCGGGCGCGTCGAACGTGAGCGTGGCGCTGCGCGACGGAACCACCTATCCCGCCAAAGTCGTCGGCATTGACGAGATGAACGACCTGGCGGTGCTCAAGATCGAGGCGAAGAACCTCCCGACGGCGCCGCTCGGTGGATCACGCGACCTCCTGATCGGCGAGTGGGTGGTGGCCATCGGCAATCCCTACGGCTTCCTGCTCGGCAACTCCGAACCCTCGGTCACCGCCGGCGTCATCAGCGCCACCGGCCGCAACCTCGTGGGTCAGAGCGAGGGCCAGGGCGTCTACGTGGACATGATCCAGACGGACGCGTCCATCAACCCCGGCAACTCCGGCGGACCGCTCATCAATGCCGCGGGCGAGGTGATTGGCGTCAACAGTTCCATCTACACGCCCACCGGCGGTTCGGTGGGACTTGGCTTTGCCATTCCCATCGACCGCGCCAAGCGCGTCACCGAGGACCTGCTGGCGCACGGCACGGTGCGCCGTCCGTGGATCGGCGTGAAGATCGAGCTGCCGCAGCAGAACAACCGCGACGCGCTGCGCGGCGGCGCGATCATCCGCACCGTCACGCCGGGCTCGCCGGCCGCATCGGCCGGCTTGCAGGCGGGCGACATCATCGTGCAGTCGCGCGACCGCGTCGTGCGCAACGCGTACGACTGGGAAGCCGAACTCCTCGAGATGCGGGTGGGCGAGCAGGCCGACGTGCGCATCCGGCGCGCGGGGCGCGAACGCGCGGTCACCGTCCGCATCGCCGACCTGCCGGAAGTGGCCGCACAGAAGGTCTCCGTGCTCAAGGAGATCGAGCTGGTGTCCCTCACGCCGGCCATTCGCAGCGAACGGGGCATTCGCAGCGGCGCGGGGGCCGTGGTCTATCGCATTTCGACCCGCGTCACCGAGGAGCTGGGCCTGCAAGCGGGCGACGTGATTGTGCAGGTCAACCGCTCGCCGGTCACCGATGCGCAGCAGGCCGGGCGCCTGCTCGAGTCGATGACGGGACGTGGCCCCATCCGGATGATCATCGAACGCGGCGGTTTCCTGTATCCCATCGACTTCCAGATCCGATGA
- the purB gene encoding adenylosuccinate lyase, whose protein sequence is MTDSATWSSPLAERYASAAMLQLWSPSSRYGLWRRLWLALAESERALGADIPEAALADMRAHLDDIDFAAVAANEKRFRHDVMAHVHAFGDAAPAARGVIHLGATSAFVTDNADLILMRRGLELLRARVIAILREMAAFAERWKDEPALGYTHLQPAQPTTVGKRATLWMQDLVLDLADLDHRVATLPLRGVKGTTGTQASFLSIFGGDHQKVRELDQRVTRAMGFAHSLPVTGQTYTRKLDAQVLDALAGVAASAAKFASDMRLLQAFGEIEEPFEKEQIGSSAMAYKRNPMRSERINSLSRFVLSLAPNANQTHSVQYFERTLDDSANRRLAVPEAFLATDALLILMENVVRGLEVHPARIRRRLADELPFMATEELIVRAVRAGADRQAVHEVIRGHSIAAARAMKDDGVPNDMLDRLAADPAYPVAIADLRDALDPARFTGRSAQQVTEFLAEVVQPRLAAAGTVEAGREEVRV, encoded by the coding sequence ATGACCGATTCCGCGACGTGGAGTTCTCCGCTGGCCGAGCGCTACGCCTCGGCGGCCATGCTGCAGCTCTGGTCGCCGTCGTCGCGCTACGGCCTGTGGCGCCGGCTCTGGCTGGCACTGGCTGAGTCGGAGCGCGCGCTGGGCGCGGACATTCCCGAGGCCGCGCTGGCCGACATGCGCGCGCACCTGGACGACATCGACTTCGCCGCGGTGGCGGCAAACGAGAAGCGCTTCCGGCACGACGTGATGGCGCACGTGCACGCGTTTGGCGATGCGGCGCCCGCGGCGCGCGGCGTCATCCACCTCGGCGCCACGTCGGCCTTCGTCACGGACAATGCCGACCTCATCCTGATGCGTCGTGGACTCGAGTTGCTGCGCGCGCGGGTCATCGCGATCCTGCGGGAAATGGCGGCGTTCGCCGAGCGGTGGAAGGACGAGCCGGCCCTCGGATACACGCATCTCCAGCCCGCCCAGCCCACGACGGTGGGCAAGCGCGCGACGCTGTGGATGCAGGATCTCGTGCTCGACCTTGCCGACCTCGACCATCGCGTGGCGACGCTGCCGCTGCGCGGCGTGAAGGGCACCACCGGCACGCAGGCGAGTTTCCTGTCGATCTTCGGCGGCGATCACCAGAAGGTGCGCGAACTGGACCAGCGCGTCACGCGCGCGATGGGCTTCGCGCACTCGCTGCCGGTGACCGGCCAGACGTACACGCGCAAGCTCGACGCGCAGGTGCTCGACGCGCTGGCCGGGGTGGCGGCGAGCGCGGCGAAGTTCGCGTCCGACATGCGGCTGCTGCAGGCCTTCGGCGAGATCGAGGAACCGTTCGAGAAGGAGCAGATCGGATCGTCGGCCATGGCGTACAAGCGCAACCCGATGCGGAGCGAGCGCATCAACTCGCTCAGCCGCTTCGTGCTGTCGCTCGCGCCCAACGCCAACCAGACGCACAGCGTGCAGTACTTCGAGCGCACGCTCGACGACTCGGCCAATCGCCGGCTCGCGGTGCCCGAGGCGTTCCTGGCCACGGATGCGCTGCTGATCCTGATGGAGAACGTGGTGCGCGGCCTCGAGGTGCACCCGGCGCGCATCCGCCGCCGGCTGGCCGATGAACTCCCGTTCATGGCAACGGAAGAGCTGATCGTGCGGGCCGTCCGGGCGGGGGCCGACCGGCAGGCGGTGCACGAAGTGATTCGCGGGCACAGCATCGCCGCCGCGCGCGCCATGAAGGACGACGGCGTGCCCAACGACATGCTCGACCGGCTCGCGGCGGATCCGGCGTATCCGGTGGCCATCGCCGACCTGCGTGACGCGCTCGATCCCGCCCGCTTCACGGGGCGCTCGGCGCAGCAGGTGACGGAGTTCCTGGCCGAAGTGGTGCAGCCGCGGCTGGCCGCCGCCGGCACCGTCGAGGCCGGACGCGAGGAGGTGCGCGTATGA